In one window of Maribacter sp. BPC-D8 DNA:
- a CDS encoding HupE/UreJ family protein yields the protein MQEFWFYIELGLHHVLDINAYDHILFLTALALPFTFKSWKNVLLLATVFTFTHCLALVFSVYEILEIEASWIEFLIPVTILATAIFNSIDYKNQNENRTIWFHVLATGFFGLIHGFGFSNYFKMMIMGEEDKLAPLLGFAGGIELSQVVIVLLVLILAYVIQSILKVKQSLFIMVGSIIIILVTLPLLYETFPF from the coding sequence ATGCAAGAGTTTTGGTTTTATATAGAATTAGGTCTGCATCATGTTTTAGACATAAATGCATATGATCACATACTTTTTCTAACTGCACTGGCACTTCCTTTTACATTTAAAAGTTGGAAGAATGTATTGCTTTTAGCAACCGTTTTTACTTTTACACATTGCTTGGCATTAGTATTTTCCGTTTACGAGATTTTAGAGATAGAAGCCAGTTGGATAGAGTTTTTGATACCTGTAACGATACTGGCAACCGCTATTTTTAATTCGATTGATTATAAAAATCAAAATGAAAATAGAACTATTTGGTTTCATGTTTTAGCTACCGGTTTTTTCGGACTAATACACGGATTCGGATTCTCTAACTATTTTAAAATGATGATTATGGGAGAGGAAGATAAATTAGCACCTTTATTAGGTTTTGCTGGCGGGATCGAATTGTCTCAGGTAGTTATTGTTCTATTAGTGTTGATTTTGGCTTATGTAATTCAAAGCATTTTAAAAGTCAAGCAAAGCTTATTTATTATGGTCGGTAGCATTATCATAATACTGGTTACGCTACCGTTGTTATATGAAACATTTCCTTTTTAG
- a CDS encoding TerB family tellurite resistance protein: MIKWLGAVVGFFLRGLSGAVLGFFAGSIIDSFFGSSKGSARSVFEDYTRPNVTAADFELNLLSLCSLVIKADGQVSQSEMDYVRQYFVSTYGKDKANAIFRSFNEINKKGQISAQNVCTFLAQRTRYEVRLQLLHFLFGIAQADGSISNPEIQKIREIAGYLRVSLNEFESIKAMFVKSANNSYKILDIEKSATDAEVKKAYREMAKKYHPDRVNTKDEAIKKGAEEKFKQVQAAYETIQKERGLN, encoded by the coding sequence ATGATTAAATGGTTGGGAGCTGTAGTAGGCTTTTTTTTGAGAGGTTTATCTGGAGCGGTTTTAGGCTTCTTTGCTGGTAGTATTATAGACAGCTTTTTTGGATCTAGTAAAGGTAGTGCGCGAAGTGTGTTCGAAGATTATACACGACCAAATGTAACTGCGGCAGATTTTGAGCTAAACTTACTATCGTTATGTTCACTTGTTATTAAGGCAGACGGACAAGTGAGTCAGTCAGAAATGGATTATGTACGCCAGTATTTTGTTAGCACCTATGGCAAAGACAAGGCGAATGCTATTTTTAGAAGTTTCAATGAAATAAATAAGAAAGGACAAATATCTGCACAAAACGTTTGTACGTTTTTAGCTCAACGCACCCGTTATGAAGTTCGTTTGCAGTTATTGCACTTTTTATTCGGTATTGCTCAAGCAGATGGTAGCATCAGTAACCCCGAAATTCAAAAAATTCGAGAAATAGCCGGTTACCTTAGAGTTTCGCTTAATGAATTTGAAAGTATAAAAGCTATGTTCGTGAAATCGGCGAACAATTCTTATAAAATTTTAGATATTGAGAAATCAGCAACAGATGCTGAGGTAAAGAAAGCCTATAGAGAAATGGCTAAAAAGTATCATCCAGACAGGGTGAATACGAAAGATGAAGCTATTAAAAAAGGTGCTGAAGAGAAGTTTAAGCAGGTGCAAGCCGCTTATGAGACGATACAAAAAGAGCGCGGGTTAAATTAG
- a CDS encoding BrxA/BrxB family bacilliredoxin, with protein sequence MYPAELVKPMRDDLASAGFEELYTADAVANAINKEGTTLVVVNSVCGCAAANARPAAKMSLQNDKKPDFAVTVFAGVDKEAVDAARNLMVPFPPSSPSMALFKNGELVHMIERHHIEGRPAEMIAQNLAQAYDEFC encoded by the coding sequence ATGTACCCTGCGGAATTAGTAAAACCAATGAGAGATGATCTGGCTTCTGCCGGATTTGAAGAATTATATACAGCAGATGCAGTAGCAAATGCCATCAATAAAGAAGGAACAACTTTAGTAGTTGTAAATTCTGTTTGTGGTTGTGCTGCGGCAAATGCAAGACCTGCGGCTAAAATGAGCTTGCAGAACGATAAAAAACCAGATTTTGCAGTTACTGTATTTGCTGGTGTAGATAAAGAAGCTGTTGACGCGGCAAGAAACCTTATGGTTCCTTTCCCTCCTTCTTCTCCTTCTATGGCTTTATTCAAAAATGGCGAGTTAGTTCACATGATCGAACGTCACCATATTGAAGGTAGACCAGCTGAAATGATTGCTCAGAATTTAGCACAAGCTTACGACGAATTTTGCTAG
- a CDS encoding lysophospholipid acyltransferase family protein has translation MRSTNILGTTYRFTNNFDLPTDRPLIIVTNHQSMYDIPPLIWYMRKHHPKFVSKKELGKGIPSVSFNLVHGGSVLIDRNDGKSAIMEIGKLGTYIEEHKRSAVIFPEGTRSRDGHPKPFKPMGLKMLLKKAPSALIVPISINNSWKLVRFGQFPMGLGAKVRLEVQQPLENTGDLDELITQIEASVVSGINSFK, from the coding sequence ATGCGTAGTACCAACATTTTAGGTACAACTTATCGCTTTACAAATAACTTTGATTTACCAACAGACAGACCATTAATTATTGTAACCAATCATCAAAGTATGTACGATATACCACCACTTATTTGGTATATGCGTAAACACCACCCAAAATTTGTTAGTAAGAAAGAATTAGGAAAAGGCATACCTAGCGTATCATTTAACCTCGTTCACGGTGGCTCTGTTTTAATTGACAGAAACGATGGTAAATCGGCAATAATGGAAATAGGAAAACTGGGTACCTATATTGAAGAACATAAAAGAAGTGCCGTAATTTTTCCGGAAGGAACTAGAAGTAGAGATGGACACCCAAAGCCATTTAAACCGATGGGACTTAAGATGCTACTAAAAAAAGCTCCATCTGCATTGATTGTTCCTATTAGTATCAATAATTCATGGAAATTGGTTCGCTTCGGGCAATTTCCGATGGGATTAGGTGCCAAAGTTCGATTAGAGGTTCAACAACCTTTAGAAAACACAGGCGACTTAGACGAACTAATTACACAAATAGAAGCATCCGTAGTTAGCGGTATAAATTCCTTTAAATGA
- a CDS encoding HD domain-containing protein, with product MTNSEIVEETITFVKETLKNAEGGHDWFHIQRVFNNSMLIAKDEDDVNLLVVSLGALLHDIADAKFNDGDEALGPKMAEDFLLSLGVPKRTINHVTNIIKYSSFKASLTDGKMKKKLFSSKELKVVQDADRLDAIGAIGIARAFNYGGFKNRALYDPSIPPNLEMSKEEYKKSKAPTLNHFYEKLLLLKDKMNTETGKRLAEERHQYMIDFLEQFYQEWNPLKNLS from the coding sequence ATGACCAATTCAGAAATTGTAGAAGAAACCATAACCTTTGTCAAAGAGACTTTAAAAAATGCCGAAGGTGGGCACGATTGGTTTCATATACAGCGGGTATTCAATAACAGCATGTTAATCGCAAAAGACGAAGATGATGTAAACCTCTTAGTCGTTAGTCTTGGTGCGCTACTTCATGATATTGCAGATGCTAAATTTAATGATGGCGATGAAGCCTTGGGCCCGAAAATGGCAGAAGATTTTTTATTGAGTCTTGGTGTACCTAAAAGAACCATCAACCATGTTACCAACATCATCAAATACAGTTCGTTTAAAGCCAGTTTAACCGACGGTAAGATGAAGAAGAAGCTATTCTCATCTAAAGAGCTTAAGGTGGTTCAAGATGCCGACCGTTTAGATGCCATAGGTGCTATTGGTATTGCCCGTGCTTTTAATTACGGCGGATTCAAAAATCGTGCACTTTATGACCCAAGTATACCTCCAAATTTAGAAATGAGTAAAGAAGAATACAAAAAGTCAAAAGCACCTACTTTAAATCATTTCTATGAAAAACTCTTATTGCTTAAAGACAAAATGAACACAGAAACCGGTAAGCGATTGGCAGAAGAAAGACACCAATATATGATTGATTTTTTAGAGCAATTCTATCAAGAATGGAATCCTTTAAAAAATTTAAGTTAA
- a CDS encoding glycosyltransferase — protein sequence MKTLKNNTEKTEKKPFFSRIKHLIENANAWGIFVMGSTFVLMFGSAYLAYILQNDFTQLHLERRSTMIGFIFMIVAAAFFVFKLSFFIYTFIRFLRYKAIPSVSDKELPTVTVIVPAYNEGKQVWATLKSLAESDYPEEKIQLLAIDDGSKDDTWNWMLEAKKELGDRVSICQQPKNMGKRHALYRGFNEGTGEIFVTVDSDSIVDKDTLRNLVSPFIVDENCGAVAGNIRVLNNDKILPKMLDVSFALSFEFVRSSESTLNSVLCTPGALAAYRATAVFACLDEWINQTFMGQASDIGEDRAMTNMILKQGFHVLFQRNAFAYTNVPEKYKGLYKMFIRWGRSNVRENIQMSKYVFTNFRKGPKTGTRLLFFSQFSRIVLCYPFVLFMLVFVVTHPLLFLSSTFVSILVLSTFPVLFYAKRYSLSESIWAYSYSVLFTFGLFWITPYAIVTASRSGWLTRELPQK from the coding sequence ATGAAAACATTAAAAAACAATACCGAAAAAACTGAAAAGAAGCCTTTCTTTTCACGAATTAAACATCTAATTGAAAATGCCAATGCATGGGGTATTTTTGTAATGGGTAGCACATTCGTGCTAATGTTTGGTTCAGCTTACTTAGCATACATATTACAAAACGACTTTACTCAATTACACTTAGAGAGAAGAAGCACCATGATCGGATTTATTTTCATGATCGTAGCAGCTGCTTTTTTTGTATTTAAATTGAGTTTCTTCATTTACACCTTTATAAGATTTTTAAGATATAAGGCAATACCATCTGTTTCTGATAAAGAATTACCAACAGTTACGGTTATTGTACCTGCATATAATGAAGGTAAACAAGTTTGGGCTACGTTAAAGAGTTTAGCTGAAAGTGATTACCCAGAAGAAAAAATTCAATTATTGGCTATCGATGATGGTAGTAAAGATGATACTTGGAACTGGATGTTAGAAGCCAAAAAAGAATTAGGTGATAGAGTTTCTATTTGTCAGCAACCTAAGAACATGGGTAAACGTCACGCATTGTACAGAGGTTTTAACGAAGGTACAGGTGAGATATTCGTAACCGTTGATAGTGATTCTATCGTAGATAAAGACACATTAAGAAATTTAGTTAGTCCGTTCATCGTTGATGAAAACTGTGGTGCTGTAGCAGGTAATATTCGTGTATTAAATAATGACAAGATTCTACCTAAAATGCTAGACGTAAGTTTTGCACTTAGTTTTGAGTTTGTACGTTCTTCTGAAAGCACATTGAATTCTGTTTTATGTACCCCAGGTGCTTTAGCAGCTTATAGAGCCACTGCGGTTTTTGCTTGTTTAGATGAGTGGATCAATCAAACGTTTATGGGTCAAGCTTCAGATATTGGTGAAGATAGAGCTATGACGAATATGATCTTAAAGCAAGGTTTCCACGTTTTGTTCCAAAGAAATGCATTTGCTTATACTAATGTTCCTGAAAAGTATAAAGGACTTTACAAAATGTTCATTAGATGGGGAAGAAGTAATGTACGTGAGAATATTCAAATGTCTAAATACGTATTTACTAACTTTAGAAAAGGTCCAAAAACAGGTACAAGATTATTATTCTTTAGCCAATTCTCAAGAATCGTATTATGCTACCCATTTGTATTGTTTATGCTGGTATTCGTAGTTACACACCCATTATTATTCTTAAGTTCTACTTTTGTAAGTATATTGGTTTTATCAACTTTCCCTGTATTGTTCTATGCTAAAAGATACTCGTTATCTGAGTCTATTTGGGCATATTCATACAGCGTGCTTTTCACGTTCGGTCTTTTCTGGATTACGCCTTATGCAATTGTAACAGCAAGTAGAAGCGGTTGGTTAACAAGAGAGTTGCCACAGAAATAG
- a CDS encoding endo-arabinase, which produces MKYAFLLLLFTLTSSYAQTDEEAIISLLEKESSTWRSGDIEVHASCWSIQPYSRIFVSMADGNSMDVPPEMMITPPEHMVGKGGTSKNSNYKMNISDNHAWVSHDEESTNTDGVTNYTYEMRILEKINGSWKLVGQSIHPRKME; this is translated from the coding sequence ATGAAATACGCTTTTCTATTGCTACTGTTCACCCTCACCTCTAGTTACGCACAAACTGATGAAGAGGCAATTATTTCACTTTTAGAGAAAGAATCTTCAACATGGCGTTCAGGTGATATAGAAGTACATGCTTCTTGCTGGTCAATTCAACCTTATAGTAGAATTTTTGTTTCTATGGCAGATGGAAATAGTATGGATGTACCACCAGAAATGATGATCACCCCTCCAGAACATATGGTTGGTAAAGGCGGTACATCTAAAAATTCTAATTATAAGATGAACATAAGTGACAATCACGCTTGGGTAAGCCATGATGAGGAATCTACCAATACTGACGGAGTCACCAATTATACTTACGAAATGCGCATTCTAGAAAAAATTAATGGCAGCTGGAAACTCGTAGGGCAATCGATACACCCAAGAAAAATGGAATAA
- a CDS encoding PA0069 family radical SAM protein, with amino-acid sequence MNTNSSVKGRGAQKNTSNKFSAYSYETRDDFLEFCRVEGEVADRNKTQYLPIFPKTIVNKVTSPDVGMSYSMNMYQGCEHGCIYCYAGNAHEFWGYSAGLDFERKILVKHDAPKLLEAKLRSKSWKPSTIVLSGNTDCYQPVEQEFEITRKCLEIFLKYRHPVGIITKNALILRDLDILKELNEYGLVGVNISVTSLSEETRRILEPRTTTIKKRLEAIRVLSENGIPVNAMLAPIIPGINSHEILSLAKAVSEHGALSMAFTVVRLNGAIGEIFTDWIRKTLPDKAEKVLHQIQECHGGRLNDSRFGLRSRGEGIIATQIHDMVRLAKRKYFEGKTFPKLNTTLHESYKDGQLKLF; translated from the coding sequence ATGAATACTAATTCTTCGGTGAAAGGAAGAGGTGCCCAAAAAAATACCAGCAATAAATTTTCTGCATATAGTTACGAAACAAGAGACGATTTTCTCGAATTCTGCCGTGTAGAAGGCGAAGTTGCTGATAGAAATAAGACCCAATACCTTCCTATTTTTCCAAAAACGATAGTCAATAAAGTCACTAGTCCTGATGTAGGTATGAGTTACTCCATGAACATGTACCAAGGTTGTGAACATGGTTGTATATATTGCTATGCCGGAAATGCACATGAATTTTGGGGTTATAGTGCCGGATTGGATTTTGAACGAAAGATTTTGGTAAAACACGATGCGCCTAAACTATTAGAAGCTAAATTAAGAAGTAAAAGCTGGAAGCCGAGTACCATAGTGCTTTCTGGTAATACAGATTGCTATCAGCCTGTAGAGCAAGAATTTGAAATAACCCGTAAGTGTTTAGAGATTTTTTTGAAATATAGGCATCCGGTAGGTATCATTACTAAAAACGCTTTGATTTTGCGTGATTTAGATATTCTAAAAGAACTGAATGAATATGGATTAGTAGGAGTAAACATTTCCGTTACTTCTTTATCCGAAGAAACAAGAAGAATATTAGAGCCTAGAACTACGACCATTAAGAAAAGATTGGAAGCTATACGTGTTTTGTCTGAAAATGGAATCCCTGTAAATGCAATGCTGGCGCCAATTATACCAGGTATCAATAGTCACGAGATTTTGAGTTTGGCAAAAGCGGTGTCAGAGCATGGTGCTTTATCTATGGCATTTACCGTAGTTAGATTAAACGGGGCAATAGGTGAAATATTTACAGATTGGATCCGCAAAACACTGCCCGACAAAGCAGAGAAGGTATTACATCAAATTCAAGAATGTCATGGCGGTAGATTAAACGATAGCAGGTTCGGTTTAAGAAGTAGGGGTGAGGGTATCATAGCCACGCAAATTCATGATATGGTGCGTTTGGCAAAGCGTAAATATTTTGAAGGCAAAACATTCCCAAAGCTAAATACTACTTTGCACGAATCTTATAAAGATGGGCAGTTAAAGTTATTTTAA
- a CDS encoding enoyl-CoA hydratase/isomerase family protein, whose amino-acid sequence MSYNTILIGKEDTTAIVTINRPNKLNALNKETIGELHEAFKDLQKDKSVKAIILTGSGEKAFVAGADISEFSDFSEKEGKKLAAKGQKQLFDFVEKLDTPVIAAVNGFALGGGLELAMACHFRVASDNAKMGLPEVSLGVIPGYGGTQRLPQLVGKGRAMEMIMTAGMITAEQAHAYGLVNHVTTQEELLPLCHKIISRITNNSSVAIAHAIKAVNAGFKNTVNGYEQEIEAFGACFGTDDFAEGTTAFLEKRKANFPGS is encoded by the coding sequence ATGTCATACAATACAATTCTTATAGGTAAAGAAGATACAACGGCAATTGTGACGATTAATCGTCCGAATAAATTAAATGCTTTAAATAAAGAAACCATTGGTGAATTACATGAAGCTTTTAAAGATTTACAAAAAGATAAAAGCGTTAAAGCTATCATCTTAACCGGTAGTGGCGAAAAGGCATTTGTAGCAGGTGCAGATATTTCTGAGTTTTCTGATTTCAGTGAAAAAGAAGGAAAGAAATTAGCCGCGAAAGGTCAAAAACAACTATTTGATTTTGTAGAGAAATTAGATACGCCTGTTATTGCAGCAGTAAATGGTTTCGCTCTTGGTGGCGGATTGGAATTGGCAATGGCATGTCATTTTAGAGTAGCAAGTGATAATGCCAAAATGGGACTGCCAGAAGTTTCTTTAGGTGTTATACCTGGTTATGGTGGTACACAACGTTTACCGCAGTTAGTAGGTAAAGGTAGAGCTATGGAAATGATTATGACCGCGGGTATGATTACTGCAGAACAAGCACATGCTTACGGCTTGGTAAACCATGTAACTACCCAAGAAGAATTATTGCCTTTATGCCATAAAATTATATCTAGAATAACCAATAACTCATCTGTAGCCATTGCTCATGCAATAAAAGCAGTAAATGCTGGTTTTAAGAATACTGTAAATGGTTATGAGCAGGAAATTGAAGCCTTTGGTGCTTGCTTCGGTACAGATGATTTTGCCGAAGGTACTACTGCATTTTTAGAAAAAAGAAAGGCAAATTTTCCGGGTTCATGA
- a CDS encoding sensor histidine kinase, with the protein MIFLVLIASVLIAGVTVYQYREQSKDYHENRMERKEEQIRQSIDLAIQKTTYPVTTENLDLIFKNEIYEIAVVQNMNFNIYSLDGELIKSSRPKFANDSISMCLDSEILNKLEISPNKHYVRENALAGDKYKASFSYIADQKFKPIGILNLPYFEDNSFNDYELKEFLFRLSGVYLLMLLMAIAFAFFISKYITRSLETISTMMGKTNLNKQNKKIYIDNPGEEIEKLIAAYNAMIDELGQSAVKLARSEREQAWREMAKQVAHEIKNPLTPMRLTVQSFERKFDPSDPQIHEKLKEYSNTLIQQIDTMSSIASAFSNFAEMPAQQNETLNVVKIVKLAIDIFNEDYIHFIADEEEIIAKLDRTQLIRVVTNLVKNAIQAVPDVESPRVLVSVASEGDMVKISVADNGYGIEKDNEEKIFEPKFTTKTSGMGLGLGMVKNIVETYKGSINFTSHLGKGTVFCVKFPKENT; encoded by the coding sequence ATGATATTTTTGGTGCTAATAGCATCGGTTTTGATTGCTGGTGTTACGGTGTATCAATATCGTGAGCAGTCTAAAGATTACCATGAGAATAGAATGGAGCGTAAAGAGGAGCAAATACGCCAAAGTATTGATCTTGCCATTCAGAAAACGACCTATCCGGTTACTACCGAAAATCTAGACCTTATATTTAAAAATGAAATTTATGAGATTGCAGTGGTGCAAAACATGAATTTCAATATCTATAGCTTAGATGGGGAGCTAATAAAAAGTTCACGCCCAAAGTTTGCCAATGATTCTATTTCTATGTGTTTGGATTCTGAAATATTGAATAAATTAGAGATTAGCCCCAATAAGCATTACGTACGCGAAAACGCTTTGGCAGGAGATAAATACAAAGCATCTTTCTCTTATATCGCGGATCAAAAATTTAAACCAATTGGTATTCTTAATCTACCATATTTCGAAGATAATTCATTCAACGATTATGAATTAAAAGAGTTTTTATTTCGCTTATCTGGTGTGTATTTATTGATGTTGCTCATGGCAATTGCTTTTGCATTTTTTATATCGAAGTATATTACCCGATCCTTAGAAACGATTTCTACGATGATGGGGAAAACAAACTTGAACAAACAGAATAAAAAGATTTATATAGATAACCCTGGGGAAGAAATAGAAAAGCTAATTGCCGCCTATAATGCTATGATTGATGAACTTGGTCAAAGTGCTGTAAAATTAGCACGTAGCGAGCGTGAACAAGCATGGCGCGAAATGGCAAAACAGGTGGCGCATGAAATCAAAAACCCGTTAACACCTATGCGATTAACCGTACAGAGTTTTGAGCGCAAATTTGATCCGAGTGACCCTCAGATTCATGAAAAATTAAAGGAATATTCAAATACCTTAATTCAGCAAATAGATACCATGAGTAGTATAGCCTCTGCTTTCTCGAATTTTGCTGAAATGCCTGCGCAACAGAACGAAACTTTAAATGTGGTCAAAATTGTAAAATTGGCGATAGATATTTTCAATGAAGATTATATACATTTCATAGCCGATGAAGAGGAAATTATTGCGAAATTAGACCGTACACAGTTAATACGTGTCGTAACCAATTTGGTTAAAAATGCCATACAAGCAGTACCAGATGTTGAATCGCCTAGAGTTTTGGTCAGTGTAGCATCAGAAGGTGATATGGTTAAAATATCAGTGGCAGATAATGGTTACGGCATTGAAAAGGATAATGAAGAAAAAATATTTGAACCGAAATTTACTACTAAAACTAGTGGTATGGGATTAGGTTTAGGAATGGTAAAAAATATTGTGGAAACTTATAAGGGATCTATCAACTTTACGTCTCATTTAGGTAAGGGTACGGTTTTCTGTGTAAAGTTTCCGAAAGAGAATACATAA